In Deltaproteobacteria bacterium, the following are encoded in one genomic region:
- a CDS encoding dihydrodipicolinate synthase family protein, with translation MGEEGKIRGIIPPVLTAFDKNGEFDEKAQREIIAFLIDKVQGLY, from the coding sequence ATGGGAGAAGAGGGAAAGATCAGGGGAATCATCCCGCCTGTGCTGACTGCATTTGACAAGAACGGTGAGTTCGACGAGAAGGCGCAGCGGGAAATCATCGCCTTTCTGATCGACAAGGTGCAGGGGCTTTAT
- a CDS encoding sugar ABC transporter ATP-binding protein: MTDRARLEMLEIVKRFPGTVALDRVDFDLMPGEVHALVGQNGAGKSTLIKVLAGIYPKDSGRILLDGEELRELTPQMSHRLGMRFIHQELNLVPWFSIGENIVLGDRYPRGILGTIRWRDLFNRASRVLERLGIEINPRTPAQELSVGHQWIVAIARALYSEGRIVVMDEPTASLSKREVEELFEVVRSLQRSGASVIYISHRLEEIFEIAQRVTVLKDGQRVLTAGVDEISAKDLASSMIGRSLADRFPRRGRPQALGRTVLSVSGLCMGDRLQGVDFELHQGEILGLAGLVGSGRTEVASALFGTMAYDGGEIRLDGKPVHIRSASDAVGHGIALVPEERRRQGLVLSMNVRENLTLANLRLFKLARWCPQILSRKRERLSAKGIVRSLSIQTSGIGQNAELLSGGNQQKLVLGKWLIGKNRVMIFDEPTRGIDVGSKFEIYKLVRRLAGGGVGILYISSELEELVGVCDRIIVLRQGRVIKEITASETTVHEVLSHCYGA; this comes from the coding sequence ATGACGGATCGAGCCAGATTGGAGATGCTTGAGATCGTGAAGCGATTCCCGGGGACAGTGGCGCTGGATCGTGTCGATTTCGATCTGATGCCCGGGGAAGTGCACGCCCTGGTGGGACAGAATGGGGCGGGCAAATCGACCCTTATAAAGGTCCTCGCGGGGATATATCCCAAAGACTCTGGAAGGATCCTCTTGGACGGAGAGGAGTTGCGTGAATTGACTCCCCAGATGTCCCACCGGTTGGGAATGCGATTCATCCACCAGGAGTTGAACCTTGTGCCCTGGTTCAGTATCGGCGAGAATATAGTTCTGGGTGACAGATATCCCAGGGGGATACTCGGAACGATTCGATGGAGGGATCTGTTCAACAGGGCTTCTCGGGTCCTGGAAAGGCTCGGGATAGAGATCAACCCGAGGACTCCTGCCCAGGAGCTCTCGGTCGGCCATCAATGGATCGTGGCCATAGCAAGGGCTCTTTACTCCGAAGGGAGAATCGTCGTAATGGATGAGCCTACGGCCTCGCTCAGCAAGAGGGAGGTGGAAGAGCTCTTCGAGGTCGTCCGCTCCCTGCAGCGAAGCGGAGCCAGTGTGATCTACATCTCGCACAGGTTGGAGGAGATTTTCGAGATCGCGCAACGCGTCACGGTCTTGAAGGACGGCCAGCGGGTCCTGACCGCGGGTGTCGACGAGATCAGCGCAAAGGATCTGGCCTCATCGATGATCGGGAGGAGCCTCGCCGACCGGTTTCCCCGTCGCGGTCGACCTCAGGCCTTGGGCCGGACTGTTCTATCCGTTTCCGGACTCTGCATGGGAGACCGGCTGCAGGGAGTCGACTTCGAGCTCCACCAGGGTGAGATCCTCGGCCTTGCGGGACTTGTCGGATCCGGCAGGACCGAGGTGGCAAGCGCTCTTTTCGGTACCATGGCGTATGACGGCGGGGAGATCCGTTTGGATGGAAAGCCGGTCCATATCCGGTCCGCCTCTGATGCCGTCGGCCACGGCATAGCGCTCGTCCCTGAGGAGCGGAGAAGACAAGGCCTGGTCCTGAGCATGAACGTTCGAGAGAACCTGACCCTTGCCAACCTGAGGCTTTTCAAGCTGGCCCGTTGGTGTCCTCAGATCCTGAGCAGGAAAAGGGAACGCCTGTCCGCGAAAGGAATCGTGAGATCCCTTTCCATTCAGACCTCAGGGATCGGGCAGAACGCCGAGTTGCTGAGCGGCGGGAACCAGCAGAAGCTAGTACTGGGCAAATGGCTGATCGGGAAGAACAGGGTGATGATCTTCGACGAGCCGACGCGTGGTATCGATGTGGGATCAAAATTCGAGATCTACAAGCTGGTGAGGCGGTTGGCCGGGGGAGGGGTGGGGATTCTCTATATCTCCTCTGAACTCGAGGAGCTCGTCGGCGTATGTGATAGAATTATCGTCTTGCGGCAGGGGAGAGTCATCAAGGAGATCACGGCGAGCGAGACAACGGTTCACGAGGTTTTGAGCCATTGTTACGGCGCCTGA